GATGACGATTTAACAGATGATGTCAGTTCCTGCACCACAAATGCTCACGTGTACTTTGATGAGGGGGAACTTGATTGTACAGGAAATGAATGTTATGAGGATAAAGAAAATCAGGATTCTGAAGCAGAGCAGGAGTACGAGCTGACGGAGCCTCAGGGCTCTGAAGAAGAATGTTTCTCAAACTGTTTTTCTCTGGAAACCAAGTCATTCACCACGTTTCCTGATGAGAGTCTTCCCTCAGACCACTGCTCAGACTCATCTGGGGAATCCGACAAGGTGGTTCAGGAGGATGAGCAGACACAGTGGGAGTCGTTTGAAGAGGATGAACGACCAGAACAGATCAAGACGAACGACAGTAatggggaagaggaggaaacgccCACTGGTGATATAGTGATCGAGGACTATTTTGATTTCTTCGACAGAGTTGATTACTGTCGTCACCAGTTCTTACAAAAGCGCTGCTACATTTCTTGCTTTGATGGCGGCGACATTGATGCTTGCCTGCATGTTAAAGAAGACTCACAGAAATCTAGTGCTGAAATTGAATGTACTTTTGAAGAGTTACCAGGAGGGGAAGCTGACGGGTGCTTAGACGCAGATGACTTTACCTCTGGGGATAGTGACAGTGAGTCTGAGAACTACGCAGAGGACTGGAGCGCTGCCCATGAGTCGGGTTCGGAAGACAATGACTCTGAGGAGTGTGAGGGTGAGTCCTGTGGCCAGGACCACGAGGATGCAGCTTCTGTGTCCGATGGTGAGGACCCGCAGAAATGTAGTGCTGTTATTGAATGTACATTTGAGGATTTTCCAGAAGGGGAAGCTGACGTGTGCTTAGATGCCTCTGAAGAAGCAGGTGACTTTACCTCTGGGGAAAGTTGCGATGAGTCCGTGAACAACGCAGAGGACTGGAGCGTTGCCTACGACTCGAATTTGGCAGACAATGACTCTGAGGAGTGTGAGGGTGAGTCCTGTGGCCAAGACAACGAGGACGCGGGTTCTGTGTCCGAGGGGGACTTTGGTGAAGtgtgtgaggaggaagctgaggtcTGCCCGTACTATGGGAAGGAGGACACCATGTGTGCCCCATGTGCTGACGACATCTCTGTCGAAGGGGACGCTTATGAAGATGATGTCTGTGATGCCCACAGTTCTGGAGTGTCTACAGTGGATCACGCGAGGGCCGCTGGTTCCGACTGGAACGGGGAGCCTTCGCCCCCAGACAAGACATTTAGGGAATGCTCAGAAATGGAGCCATATTGGTTCCTTCAGAGAAATGAGCCAGATGTTGAGGAATATTATGCGTGTGAAATTAGAAGTATTCAGTTGTCGGGTGAACAGTCACTGAACGAATTTATCATCGGAGGACATGATCAGATAAACTCTGGAAATATTGAAGGATTTGTTTCTGGCAGTGGCAGAAAAGATGCTCCATTTACCCTCAAGGAGCTggcgactgcagcagctgcgcaGACGACGGCCAGTTGGACACTGACTGCACTAGCAGAGCACTTGGCCGGTTGCTTTGTCGCGGAGAGAATCCCCGACAAAGACGATGGGCTCCCTGAGGTTTCAGGTGGGACCGGACCTCCTCTGGGTGTTATTCACAGTGTTGCGTCAGACGCACACAGTGAGGCTAGCTGGACGTGTGAGCaaagcgaggaagaggaggagacgagcgaCAGCGAGGCCTCTGAGTGCTGTGAATGCGAGTACTGCGTCCCCCCAGAACTGCAGGTACTGGATGGAGAGTGGGTCAGAAGCAGCTGCTAACAGTCTAGCTCTATTTTTGTGTCTTGAGGCCTTAGCTGCAGGCCATCAGCCGTCTGTGGCTTGCGTGTCACTCTGCACAGACAAACGCTGGCGTGCGTCGCAGCAGCCGTCTGTCAGTGTCACCACACCTTTTTTAGAATCCcaatcacaaaacaaacagcagcctgtgACCACGTGTTGAAGGATGAGACATAGATGCTGATGTTTACACGCTCTGTCAACAgggcagcagctgaagcctcaCGATAATGACCTGAGCACTTCCTTGTGTTTCACAGGCTGCACTCAAAGGCCAAATGAACTCATTCTGTCTCCTTGTCCATGTTTGtcttcaggttccagctcaacCGCTTCTTCCACGGATTAAATCAAGTGATGCAGGGAAGATCTGTGTGGTCCTCGACTTGGATGAAACTCTAGTTCATAGTTCATTCAAGGTTGGTATGTCTCTGTGATCATGATCCTCGTGGCCTCATTGTTTCTTTAGACAGGTTTCTAATCTGCAGCGTCAGCGTTTCCCCTTTCCTTCATACAGGCCTTTAAAATTTTTTTGAAGACTCTTTAGTTTTTTACACAAAAGACatcaacacacattcacacactgtccTCCCCTGTTGGTTGGTGGGGACCATCTGACTCGCTTTCTAGCAGCCAGAGCTTTGCACACAGGCACAAATTGGTTCACAGGCTCCTGTCCATGTTACAAGCAAAGCCAGCAAAAACAGCTTTTTTCTACATGTTTCTGGATGTTAGCAGCACGACGCACTGCACACACTCATGACCAGTAGCATAGTTCATTCGTGAATATGAAATGGTTCTCATTTATTACCACACTGGCAGCAATTAGTCTCATTAATATGTTTCAAttaaaggaaagaaggaagtaCGAGAGGAGTCGCATCGACCTCCTATCGTGCTGCCACTTAAACGCTAGCTTACATCCCAGAATCTAGTCCGGTCTATGTAGAAATCTGTGTGTTCTCTGCTTGTTGTTCCTACAAATGGCCCACTTTTTTTGAATAGATGCCTTTTAAGGTCGCGCTTAGTGAACAAAGTAATCAATGTCAGAGTCAAGGCTCCGTGTCACCACAAATTATGTAATGAATGCCATGTGCTGTTTGGTCCCTCTCAGGTCACAGACTGTCCTCCACCATGTCACTGGATACAGCCGCCTGCTATGTGTAAACAGGCTCTGGCTCTGTAAGGCTCGTGTTGAACACGAGAAGCATCATAAAAGTCGTGGCTCTGACACAGATACTATAAATAGAATTAGGTAAATGCACTTTAACGGTCGTCAGACAGTCTGCTTAGAGCGGAGAGCAGTGAAGGCTGTGTGTGATGAGCAGAGCGACAGCTGAGGAGCCTCGGTGCGACGGGTCACAGAGTTTACTACCTGCTGTGTACAGTCACACATTTATTAGCTCCTAATAGATCCTGTGTGATTTGATGGGCGGAACTCACTCCCTCTCCCCTTTATTGTCCACAGCCAGTGAACAATGCTGACTTTATCATTCCAGTGGAGATTGATGGAACCGTTCACCAGGTACGTACCTGCAGCCGCTCTGTCACGTGCAGCCTGTGCAGCAGAGCCACGGTGTGATGGTCTAAAAGCTTCAAACCTTGCACATCTTACTGAGCTGGAGCCCTGACAGAGCTGCAGTCCTCTCTGTTGATGGCTCCAAGCAGGAGGCGGCGGTCTATTTCAGTGGTCTGACGAAATGAGGAAACCCTCTGAGGCTTCTCGGAAACCACTGGCCATCAATCCCGTCTGCCGtgtgagctgctcctctgtgcgCTGGAAGTGTGAGGGCGTGGGTCTGTTTCAAGTAATCCAGGATAGGCTTGTTAAAGCGGGGAAGCCTATTCAGGAGAACTTGGTTCAGAAACAAGGCCGCCAGCATCTCCATGGAGGCAGAGGTGTGCTCTCCCCTCTGTCGCGTCATCCTTAAACTGTTAAACTGTCGCTGGAGCTTCTtcgcgctgctgattggttgcTGATTGGTGGCACATACTGTGTAACTGAGGCATactctccttccttctgtctcATCACAGGTGTACGTGTTAAAGAGGCCCCACGTGGACGAGTTCCTGCAGAGGATGGGGGAgttgtttgagtgtgtgttgttCACTGCGAGCTTGGCCAAGGTGCGTCCACACCTCAGCTATGTGGTTGGTTTGTGTTGATGCTCAGTCACACGCGTGTCAGACACAGAGGGGCTTAGACGCAGCACCTGCCCAGACATCATTCACCGACTGGTCTGTGCTTTGCCTTAATTGCTTTGACCTGGTTGAAGAAACTGGGATTCAGTCTGTTTTTATAATCattattccagcagagcatcagacacgtCTTGCAAATGCATAAACCTTTTCTCTCTGGATTGATacattttctcctttctttAGCAAAActcactgatgtcattcaaacagtctaaactttgttttagctttggtgaccaaagagaaaccatctattcctaactattagaaaccagcaaGACCATGAAGCACCACTTTAACGTCCTTCACACAAATCTTCAACTAGCATCAGTCTGAAGACCTTAGAAagttgccaggtctgtgttgttctttaccagcatggatggaggaggtcgaAGGCAGAGACTAAGGCagagtatcaacagtggctgtgtctcatcctccaatagatttacagtattttagttCTCAGacaggctacaatgacaatcactgatgcactgattcacactgagataagtgttttgtattttgttgtccACTGTGTACTGACTGATTGAAAGTGCTCACATTCTTGTTGAACCTGAAAAGTGTGTCATTTTGACCATGGAGAAGCTGTTGGAGTAAGTGTTTGGAAAATGTGGCGTTTCAGTTGACGGCTGCATCAAAGCCATCAATTAAAACTGTAAatgctgtgtgctgctgtagTACGCGGATCCTGTGTCCGACCTGCTGGACAAGTGGGGCGTCTTTCGCAGCCGTCTCTTCCGGGAGTCCTGCGTCTTCCACCAAGGGAACTACGTAAAAGACCTGAGCCGTTTAGGACGAGACCTCAACAAGGTCATCATCCTCGACAACTCGCCGGCGTCCTACGTCTTCCACCCTGACAACGCAGTAAGTCTGATGTCCACTGGTGTCACTACGCTTCCAGCCGCCTTCACTGTGTGGTGAACCATAGGACCTCCACTGGAGACATGTGTATGAACCCCCATCAGCATTGAAAGGGTTTTCTTTCTTCACTTACATAcaaataattagctttgttTCTAAATGATGTTTCCCTTTTGCTGAATTAGATGCAAACATGCACAGCTTTGTCGTTAATCAGCGCTAAGCATTTCTTCTTTGTTTGAATCTCCAGGTTCCTGTAGCTTCCTGGTTCGATGACATGTCCGACACTGAGCTCCTTGATCTCATCCCCTTCTTTGAAGGCCTAAGCAAAGCAGAGGACGTCTATGCTATTCTCAGGCAGCAGCGGACGACGAGTTAACGGAAGCAGGATCCAGCAATGAAACCTATGACCAGCACATCTGACTATGGGGCCACGGGGCCAGCGGGCCACAGGCCCAACACCGCTTCCCACTTCAAGGACCACGCTGCAGAGACGCTCGTCACGTGACCTCACGTTGTGACAGTCCTGGATCACCACTACGCCTTACTGTACCCGACCTGGCAGAGCAGCCAGTGTGCCGCTAATGCTTCCTGCAGTTATAACGTGTGACTGTGACAAATGAACCACGTTGGTACAATCTAGCATTCGCTGTTATATCAAGGCTTCAAGTCAACGGTTACAGTAGTTAACTGAGCCCTGGATGAGCCCGAGTCCTCTGCTTGGTACGTCCCACTGTCCTGTGATGTGCAGGACTGGTACCACTGGTCTCCATCCACCACAGCAGGGCCCATGTTGGGGGGGTCCTGTGCTTCATCGTGACGATTGCAGTAACTCGCTGAGGCACCGTGGACGAGTCAGACGCTTCGACGCCTCCCGTCAGTCGACTTGaataaagcttttcttcttGTGCGTATTGGGCTTTCAGGGGAACTGGGGCCTGGCCCTGGTTTGCTTTGCCTCGGCCTCGACTGGGTGCGACTGTTTCCCTACTTGTTGTGTAAGTTTCAGTGTGATTGTGAGTGTTTACATTGGTTTGGGACTTTTTTTAAGATGATGTTGACAATATGTGAAGACATAACTttgatttactttttttactgtatgaacaaaagaacaaaagccTCAAGTAAAAGAATAAAGAGTAAAGCGAGTTTTTAAATTTgtgctgatttaaaaaaaaaagacacctaGAGATATTTCTACCTTGCATCAATAAAGCATGTTTATTGAAACAGGTGTTTGGCTGCTgttccacaaacacaacatggcAAATGGAATTTGaaacagattttaaaaacaACCAACTTCACCAACTCAAAACGTAAAACAAGCAGTTCAGTAAATCAAGCTTCCTTGATTGTCGCCAGGTCGTCTAGTAGTCGCTGACCTGTTTAGTTTCTAAACTGTCCCATTTTTGGCCCAATGTATTTACAAGTTTCATGCTGCAAGACCAATTCAGTGTGAATTCAACTTCAtcaaaacatacaaaatgtCCATATAATGGACGAATGATCAAAATGGATGTGAACTAAAATGTATTGGTTTAGGTGAATGATTTATTGTAAAGGCTGGATTTGATATGGATGCAGGGAGTGTTTTAGGGGGTTCACTCATTTTTTATTGGAGCAGGTTCAGTTTTAATCTTCACAACAAGGTTACCGTCTCAGTCACactgcaaaacacattttcacacacagTTTATACAAACAACCCTGTTTCCAAAAAGTCGGCTCATTGTTTACAAAGTACAAAACATGAGAtgaacaaatcaataaaaaccTGGGTTGAATGAAGTTATATGCTACAACAGAACCTGAAGGTGATGAGCCCAGTCAGCCACAGAACTGGCTGCTCAGCTACATTGTTCTACATCAGAGACGCGTCCAGGCAGTAAAACCCTCTAACATTCTATTCTGTCTCGTGTGTCTTGTCTGTTTCTGAGCCTGTGGTGGTGGTTTCCGGGCTTTTCTTTACACAACCTTTGTTGCACTGTGAAGTTTCAGCTTTTACTTGCAGCTTTTTATTGATTTGCACATCGTTTCCACACAGGGACCTAGAGTCACTTACACGACCAGAAATAGTTCCTCAAAGACAGAAAATCCCTTTATAAACTGTGTAAATACTGCACATAAACATCAATATTACAAACTTGAAAACATCACTATAATATTCAGTCCATGTCCGTCACAGTTGGTGGCGCCACTCAAGAATCACCTGTGAAGTGTGAGCATGGGAAAAATTAGAAACGGGATCAGGAATTGAACAGGAATGAACCATCTTGCAGGTAAAAAGAAACTCCTGCTTGGCTCAAGCATCAACAGGATGCATGAGCAGGAGCCAGAACTAATGCATATGCTGTGGACGCACTTAGACTGAGTTTTTAAGTTTGGATGCTGTCGCCATCTAGTGACCAGGTTGAGGAACAACACCACAGGGTTTTATTAGTGCCCCCCAGTGGAAACAAATTCTTCATTCATTTAACCAACTTCTTCTAAAACACTTTAATATTTTGTTTGCCTGCTTGTTGCTTTGCACCTCGTTGACTCACCCAGCACCAGAAGCTGAGCTCTGCTCCTGGCTTCGCCCGCCGTGAACTCCACCACTCCACTCATGTCCAGGGAGGTGTGCAGGAGCGTCAGCCTGTGCACTGTGCCCACCATGTTCACTCGAACCCGGGAGCTGGGATCAAGCCGCTGCCCGTTCAGGCTCCACACGGCAGCTTTGAGCGATGGGACCGACACCTCACACTCGAAGCTGGCTTCCTCCGGAGCGGGAACCTGCACGTCACCGAGCTGACGGACCATCAGCACAGGCTGGGCTGATGTGGTGCGAGAAGCAGAGAGAACTGGGCTTAGACCAGCATTACACAGTGCCTGGCCACAGCCTTTAGTGTTTTATGTGATGGGTACAGTTAACTAGTTGTTAACTGGAAGAAAAGTGATCAATGGTTCTTAGATATTCTTTACTAATAAATATCTGACCAGTGTGGTTTGTCATCAAcaatctagaccaggggtcacCAACCTATTAAAACCTGAGAGTTACTTCTTAGGTAGCAATTAATGTAACTAAGGGTAACCAGGTTGATACACACTTCCTGCAATCACAAAATATGCTCAATTTAACTTTAATTACATTACATGTTCATCTACATAATGCCACTTATCAAGTTAATGATTTCTCACAATAATTATCAACAATGATTTATCAAGGTAGGAAACATGAAACAGAAGCAAGCCcttaaagaaaaaagaaaagatcagAAATCAGAGGCCATCTGATTCTAATAAAGTGCTAAGCTCCTCATTTTGACAGTTTTTAAGACAGTCATGTTTTATGTCAGGTAAGAAGTAATTGCTCATTGAAAATGCACTTGAGGTCTAATATAGTAATAAACATGATTTATTTAATGTCTAAGTATTGGCTGCATGTCCAATACAGCCTGGTTGACTTTTCAGTTTTACTCCAATTGGAATTATTCATTTCACAATGTCATAATATCAGGAAACGCTTGATAACGTTTATAACTGTGATGTTGTCAAGTCAGAGaccagagagagaaataaaggcTTTGATCCAAGAAAAATACAGTTTCTGCTCAAACTACTAGAAGATCTGACGTTAGTCTTCAATAGTATGCCCTGTATGAACAATAATTCATAAAATGTCCGAATGTCGTGTTAAAGTGACATAGATTAGTTTAGATTAGTCTGAGCGTCAGTATAGAACTGCAACACGTGTAGACTGTGCTCTATGGATGATTCTACGATCTCTCCACTTCGGCAGATCATCTACACGTCGTAATCTTTCACAAGATAATACGAAACaagttttattttcaaatttaCACCAAAGCAAGTGTGATTTAAAAAagagcagcaacaaaaaaactGCTGTAGCCCACTGATGGGCAAGTGGTCCCGTGGGCATCACGTTGGTGACCCCTGTTCTAGAAAGCAAAGGTTTTGTTCATTCTACTTCAGATTGGAAGCAGAACGTCTGTGAGCAGCACCTTCAAACTGTGGCCACAGACTATGAACTGGGTTTAGTTGTTCTCTGACTGGGCTGATGTGACGTGATTTTGCTTTACACTGAGCTGTCAGGAAGCTGTTTGTTCTCCATAAAATCTTCACAGAACAGCTGTATTCAGGCTGAGGTCAGCTCACAGGTGTCCACCTGTTAACTGGTGACTGGCTCCATCAGGTTTAGTTTAGGGACCAGCGTCAGGGAGGCTCATAATAAACACGTCTGATAAAAGGAAGGTGAACGTCTCATCTGCATCATCAGAAGATGCCATGTGCTAGTTTTCCttcaccactagatggcgccaaGAGCTTCTGTATGCATTGGGTTTAATTTACCTCACAGTTACTGTGGGTGTGGGCTGACTAAGATCCCAGAAAGACCGTGATCACTAAAATATCCTATTCACTGTCAGGAGGTTTTGGTGTCACACTCTACGACATCCCACTACTCACCCTCCACCGTGAGGTGGGCAGAGCAGGTAAAGTCTCCAACCTGCACGCTGTACGTGCCTTCGTCgtccagcgccacctgctgaaTGATCAGCTTGCGGTAACAACCTTCGCTGCAGATCTCAAAGTGCTCTGAAGGCAGGATGACGCTGCTGCCCTGGTACCAGCGGATGCTGGACCGGGGGTTGGACACGGTGCACTCTAGGACCACACGCGTCCTCTCCAGAGCAGTCTTATCCTGCAGAGGTTTCACAATGTTGACGGGAAGCTCTGCAGGGGAACAGACAGAGCCCACAGACACTGCATTCATTAAACTGTTCACACTGTAACTGCAGACCCTGTTTTGTAACATACCTTCCACATCTAGGCAAGCAACAGATTCAACATGTCTGGCAACAAACTTGATTTCTCCAGAATCCTCTGCTCGCACATTGCACATAAGAAGAAAATGTTTGGTCCCTGAAATAAGGAGCAAAGCACACAAATCATCAGTGAAGCCACAGCACAGTCAACTATGAGCTCCTGGTTTGTGGCTCACCCTCCTGGCGGATCTTGATGGTGCTGGTTGGTTGGATTCTTTCCCCGTTTCTGTACCATTCTCCAGGCACATCCTCCACGGACACCTCGCAGACAAACACGGCATTCTGATCTTCCTGGATGTCTAAATCGTCCAGGCCCTGCAGGATCAGCAGCTCCCGCTCTGCAAATGAGCAAAAAACCCAACTGAGATTCACAGAGTTGTGGTTTGATGGAAGATGCAGTCTGAGCTATGGTTCCCTTTATGTCCCCTCACAAACACAatggatgggtgggtggggggtttGTAATAACATGAATATACAACTATAGTACACCTACAGGACCAGCACTGGAGAGGTCATGTAGTAATACTATAGTGACCTTTGTGTCTAAGTGGTAATTACACAATAATAAGCATTGATTATAATGTAGCGTTCACTTCCATCGTGTAACACAGCAGAGAGGTGTAGCATCATACTGTACCATAGACCTCCATGGTGCAGGACGTGCTGGCATCTCCCGCATCACAGGTGTACGTGCCAGAGTCACCGACATGACACTTCATGATCTGAAGGAACCGTTTTCTTCCCATTGCATAAATGCGCACGTCTTTCCCCGGCTTCATCTCAAGCCCGTTCTGGAAAAAGATACAGACCTCTGTGAGTTCAGCTGCACTTCATCCTAAGTTCTACTTGATTCTATGTATTCAATGAACGTGTATTTTCAGCATTTGTATTTTCAGGGTATATGTGTATTCactgaatgaaataaaaatcaccATAAcagctaaaacaaacaaaaaattcatttccccattgtgggattaataaagtcgtatCCTAAACAACACTTACCTTCATCCAACGCACATCGACGTTGTGTCTTGACAGCTCACACTCGATAGAAATAAAGGCTCCTTCAGGGAACCTCTGGTCCTCCAGACCTCTGAAAATGGTCACTGGTGGCTCTAGtggacaaacacagcagccaaaACCTGGTTATGCTGTTACAAGCTAATCACCAACACCTGTAACTTCTTCAGCCCCAAGGTTGTTTTCTGTGGGTTTTCTGAAAATCGGCATACAGTAGCTACATTCAAATTCATTGATCTCTACAACAACAAGGTCTATTTAACGTGAAAgtggtgtcataatgtaggggacacttgtgagatgtgatatgaggtgtaaaattaGTGTTACTGTTACTGATGCAATATTTATGAATAATAGAGGTAAAATGCTTCAGTTATATCTGAAGAGAAATGCACTTTTAGGATGAATATCTCAGTAAAGCAGAGGCTAATGAAACTTCTAACCCCCATGAAATCATAGCCCAATCGGTGAACATCAACTCAGCAAAAAGTTGGTTTCAATGCAGTGAAGCAGGACCAATAATTTTAATGCCAACAGTCAAATGAGCTTAGGAGTTTCCTAGTGTGGATATTCTATATGTTTTTCCACTACTACCCacctaaaacagcaataaaagtgatcaaTATGTCCAAATACTACTTACCTATACCAATCTAAATATACGTGAAGGTGTTCATTTGTGTCCACTTTCCAAATCTGTCGCTGTACAGGCCACTAGGGGGGGCAGATGTCTGCGCAGCCTTATCTCCACCAAGCAACAACAGACTGTGGCCTGTGAAGTgtctttttacttgttataagCTATAGAATTGGCctaaaacaccaacacaagagTGATAGGATAGGACTGTTAGCCAGTAAGAatggctgattttttttttttatggcccTGGTGCCATAAAAAATGCCCCCTCcataaatcacttcagacaaggtctgtgggagggctagagagtaacagagtgagtgagtaaccTCCCAGAAGGTAGAAATAACAGACAATGGGATCCGTTcaccagtaatatggacttAGTGTGATTATATTTGAAtgtgtacattgtttatttagctagcaATTAGCTTAGCATATGTCATTCtttggctcataactcaccacatgTGACAGATTCCTTTAGATTAGAGCTTTTATTTGAGcccttgtttatgtgtgttgcatAAAGTATCACAGTGCCAGACCCATAAATGGGTCGCAAACTAGCCCAGGGCTGGCTATAATGCTAACTACATGCTAACAGTTTATTGCATCATATCTTCGTCTCATATAGTGTTGTAGCCCTGACActactgtttaatttgattttaaacaTGTCTATAGTCATATAGTCACCCAATTGAACCCCAAGGGCACCAAATTTACCAAAATTGATATTTGAaatttttgttgttattgtttctgAACAACCTATAAATAGTCCACTTACAGGGTTAAATTATGTGGACTAATTTACTGTAATGGCTTTTTAATGCAACTGTCATCCTAAGGCTCAAGGGGATGCTTCTCAATGGGTCACGCTGGGATATTCTGTTTGTAATGCGAGCCGGGTAAAGGCCACAGGAGCAGAGCCGTCAGTATTCTGGTCCAGGTCCAGTCAGACGGCCCAGCAGAGTGAGTGGTTGCTGAGCTGTGATGGAGGCCGAGGGCATATCTGGAT
This genomic interval from Betta splendens chromosome 21, fBetSpl5.4, whole genome shotgun sequence contains the following:
- the ctdsp1 gene encoding uncharacterized protein ctdsp1 isoform X1; this encodes MYLENSEQHNLSGAGALSAEAMLAEQCQVPKLTEPADFSSALKGSAGLGMSVLVEYTEHAGSRDVDLCPCSRDETEAFTYCNGHAEMFVQYPASGGGFECDHIGDNCETAELSQACGECARLCECFKSSELCATDSLTSRGNYCGHCVEHLQLFQPCEPLGRQCESFDLEPDEALMNCGGFNQCEMSDFIAGNTDDGEELSDERDECFDSDPDISAQDSEPCDSTVSTPDLPDPVDTPDCSADHTQDQTDSESTNGDCDDLKNCPPELRDDDDLTDDVSSCTTNAHVYFDEGELDCTGNECYEDKENQDSEAEQEYELTEPQGSEEECFSNCFSLETKSFTTFPDESLPSDHCSDSSGESDKVVQEDEQTQWESFEEDERPEQIKTNDSNGEEEETPTGDIVIEDYFDFFDRVDYCRHQFLQKRCYISCFDGGDIDACLHVKEDSQKSSAEIECTFEELPGGEADGCLDADDFTSGDSDSESENYAEDWSAAHESGSEDNDSEECEGESCGQDHEDAASVSDGEDPQKCSAVIECTFEDFPEGEADVCLDASEEAGDFTSGESCDESVNNAEDWSVAYDSNLADNDSEECEGESCGQDNEDAGSVSEGDFGEVCEEEAEVCPYYGKEDTMCAPCADDISVEGDAYEDDVCDAHSSGVSTVDHARAAGSDWNGEPSPPDKTFRECSEMEPYWFLQRNEPDVEEYYACEIRSIQLSGEQSLNEFIIGGHDQINSGNIEGFVSGSGRKDAPFTLKELATAAAAQTTASWTLTALAEHLAGCFVAERIPDKDDGLPEVSGGTGPPLGVIHSVASDAHSEASWTCEQSEEEEETSDSEASECCECEYCVPPELQVPAQPLLPRIKSSDAGKICVVLDLDETLVHSSFKPVNNADFIIPVEIDGTVHQVYVLKRPHVDEFLQRMGELFECVLFTASLAKYADPVSDLLDKWGVFRSRLFRESCVFHQGNYVKDLSRLGRDLNKVIILDNSPASYVFHPDNAVPVASWFDDMSDTELLDLIPFFEGLSKAEDVYAILRQQRTTS
- the ctdsp1 gene encoding carboxy-terminal domain RNA polymerase II polypeptide A small phosphatase 1 isoform X2, whose protein sequence is MDHSSSIITQVSREEEEDATRREEGAKDVSPPTKPRSRGLFHRIFCCLCRRETGPPAVKSSAALLVEENGTRVPAQPLLPRIKSSDAGKICVVLDLDETLVHSSFKPVNNADFIIPVEIDGTVHQVYVLKRPHVDEFLQRMGELFECVLFTASLAKYADPVSDLLDKWGVFRSRLFRESCVFHQGNYVKDLSRLGRDLNKVIILDNSPASYVFHPDNAVPVASWFDDMSDTELLDLIPFFEGLSKAEDVYAILRQQRTTS